The region CTCGCCGAACTCGCGGCGTTTCCGCTCCGGAACCGCACGCTCACCGGTTCGTGAACTCACCGGCTCGCGTCTCGAGGGAGTGTGCCGCCGCTCGCCGAACTCGCGGCGTTTCCCTCCCTCGCTACTCCTCGCTGTCGTCGTCAACCTCGCTCATGTCGTCTTCCGCCATCGCCTCCTCGTAGCGCTCCATCGCCGCCGCGAACCCGTCGTTCGCGAGGCGGTACGTCTCTCTGAGGTCCTGAATCGGGGTCTCCGTCGCATCGACACGCAGGTCGTTGTAGTACGGCGAGTGCTCTTCGTCCTCCGTCGTCCGGACTTTGAGCGCCGCACTCTGAACGTGGAGTTCCTCGCGCTTGTCGCCACCCTCCGCGTAGCCTGCACCCAACGCATCCACGAGGGGCTTGGCGAGTGGCTGGTCCGGGTCGGAGTCCTGGTAGGTCTCGGCGACGTTCTCGATAACGGCCTCACCAGTCAGGAGGTTGCCTGCGACGCTGTAGCCGTCGCCGCTCGTGTGTCCGTACCAGTCGTGGCACTCCTCGCCGGAGAAGGTGAACGTGCCGTCGGCGTCGATCCCATGGAGTTGGCGCTGCTCGGCACCCTCGTCGGCGTTGAGCAGGGACTGAAGCGCGTCCTCGACAGAGAGACCGTCGTCGATGTACTCGATACCTCGCTCCCCGAGTTCAACGTTCACCAGACTCTGGGTGGCGACAGCGCCGTTCTCGGATGCGAAAGGACAGAGCGTCCCGACAGCCGGGAGGCGGGTGGTGACAGCGACGCCGTAGCGGCGCTGGTCGTTGCCCTCCTCGTCTTCGTACTCCTCGCGAACGCAGATGCTGAACGTCACAATAGGAGGGTTGGCTGGCATCGGCAAAAATGGTCCTCTTGTAGCACTCAGCGTGCGCGAGGATCACGAGGGGCGCAAGAACTAATGCCTTCCCAGCGGTTTTTCGGGGTATGGGAATCATGAGTAAGATCCTCAGCGGCGGTGGCAACCGCAGCACCGAGGACTACGTCACACTGGACCTTCAGGAGGACTTCGAGACCGCCGGCGCCGCCAACAGCATGCGCGTCCACTTCGCTGAAATCGCGGGCCAGCAGGACGTGATCGCGATCAAAGACGCCGTCTACGACGGTGATCTCGTCATCGCAGACATCACCCGCCACTCGACCACCGACAGCGCCTCCGACCGCATCATCGACGAGCTCCGGCAGGTGGCCCAGGAGGTCGACGGCGACATCGTCCAGAAAGGTGACGACCAGATCATCATCACACCGACCGGCGTCGGCATTTCGCGCGACAAGCTGAACTGAACCGCGTTTTCAAAACTGCTCGGTTTCTGGCTCTTCCTCCGCAGTTTCGAACTCGAAGGTGCTATCTGTCGCCGCCTGGCCGCGGCTGCTCGCGGCGTCGTAGGCCTGTCGGTACGCCCGGATTTTCTTGAACAGGAGGTACCCCCAGAAGCCGTCGTAGACGATAACGTAGAGCAGGAACGAGACGATTGCCGGGAGCCCGGTTCCCGCACTGATGAGCGTCGTCCCGATGCCGATGGTGGAGTTGTAGAGCGCGTGGATGAACGCCGCAATCAGCAGCCCCTTGATCACCAAGGGGCCGCGGTGTTCACGGTTGAACTTCGCCAGCCCGAGGTAGTAGCCCGCAAAGGCCGAGTAGATGACGTGGCCCGGCCCCGCAACCGCCCGGATCGCCGTGATGCCGCCGCCGGCACCCAGCAGCGAGAGGCCGAGTTCGAGTTCGGCGACCGGGATGCTCTGCCGGATGTAGAGCGCGTTCTCGATGAAGGCAAACCCCAATCCCGCCATCGCGCCGTACACCGCGCCGTCGAGCACCGTGCTGAAGCGGTCGCTCCCGTAGGCGAACAGCCGCACCGCGAGCATCTTCACCGTCTCCTCGACCGGGCCGACAACGAGGAAGTAAAACAGCACCGTCCCGAAGAACGCCAGCCCCTGGAAGAAGGGCTGGAACGTACTGTTGAGTACCGCCGCGAACGTCGCCGTCAGCACACCAAGGAAGAACGTCCCGACCAGCAACGAGAGCGGCTCGTTCGTCACGTCGGTGTACCAGACGTAGGCCGCCAGCCCAAGCGCCGGCACCGCCGAGAGCAGCGTGAGGATCGCCGTCTGCGGATCCGCGATGGCTGAGAGTCCGCCGATTGCCGCGAGCGCGATGAAGGCCCCGACGACGATGACCACCCGCGAGGTGAGCGTCAGCAGTGTGTAGAGCAGCGACGCCAGCTTGTCCAGCCACGACCGCGGCTCCCATGTCGCGATACCGTAGAGGTCAGTATGACTTGCCGACCCCTCCTCGACCGGGTCGCGGTCGCTTCCCATAGCCCAGAGAAGACACGGCAGCGACTTAACATCCGGCGGTGGCGGTGGCTGGACCGTGGCGGAACCGTCACCTACCTGTCCCCCCCGACCGAACCCACGGTCATGACCGACGGCTCCGCCGAGCCCGCTGCGAACGTCCGCGTGCGCGGCATCTACGCCACCGCCCTCACGCGACGACTGCTCGACGCCGGCCACGGCGTCGTTCAGGCCTCGCCGCCGATTCAGGAGCGATTCGACGCCGAGCTCTCGCCCGAGAGTCACGATGTCACGGTCGTGACCAGCGACGACCGACAGGGACTGAACCTTGCTGGCGAGCACAAGTATGTCGAGGCGGTCCAGACGCTGTTCACCGACGTAGCTATCGACACGCTCTCGTGGGCGGACCCGGCGCCGGAGGATGCGGTGTTCGACGGTCGGGTCGTCGACACACTGAGCGAGGGCGCTGTCGTCGACCTCGGTGGCGTGGAGGGGTTCCTCTCGTTCTATCGCGTCGACGGTCAAATCGACGAGGGCGACGCCGTCCGCGTGCAGGTGACTGACCCAGCCGTTCCATGGGACACCAACCGACCAGTCCTTGACACCGGTCCCGGATTCTCCGTGAGTGCGGGACTGGCAACCCTGACCCGTGGCAGCAGCGGTATTCGCGTCGAAGGGCGCGACGACGCGGCGGGCCGGGAACTCGCTGGGATGACTGACCTCCTCCCGCTTGACCCACCGGACAGCTGGGGGCTGGAGTGGCGCCGCGACGCGCGCGAGGCCGGCATGGATGCACTCAGTGGGGCGCTGGAACGGGTCACCGAACGGGCGGAGAAGCTCGATTCAGCTCTCGGAACCGACATCGAGCCGGTCCGAACTGTCGCAACGCCGAGCGCAGGTGCCTGGGTCTGGTTCGGTCGGGAGTCCCGGTTCGCCCTCGACGAAATCCGCCGCGACGTGAGGGCGACGATGGTCGGCCATCACCGAGTGAAAGCCGGCAGCAGCGCCGCCAGCGCAGGCGTGGATTTCGCTGAGGCGCTCTGTGGCGACCACCTTTCAGGGAGTGAGGAGTTCCCCTTTGGCACGGTCACGGAGCAGTTCGGGCCACGGAAAGGTGACCAACTCCGCATCGACCACGGGAAGCCGGCGGGCCAGCGCATCGTCCTCGGCAGGGGTGAGGTCGTGGAGTACGACATAGATGGCACCGTCGCCGTCGAGCGGAAAATGTCCCCAGGCGGCACGTACGATGCACTCGGCGTCCCCCGGGAATCAGGTGACACGGCCCTCACCAAGTTCCGAGAGGGGCGCTGGTGGTACCCGACGGTCTACCGTGACGCCGACGGCAAGCACAAAGGCACCTACGTCAACATCTGCACGCCAGTCGAGATATTTCCGGACGCGGCGCGCTACGTCGACCTTGAGGTGGATGTCATTCGCTACCCCGACGGAGGGGTCAAGCGCGTCGACGACGACGAACTCGACGAGGCTGTCGAGGCTGGACTCCTCTCAGAAGAACTCGCGGACCGTGCGCGGCAGGTCGCCGCCAGCCTCGTGAACGCGCTCTAATCGTCACGGCAGGAGACAGTGACGGTCGTCGAATCGTCAGTCATCGTCGGCGCTCAGAAGTGGTTCGGGTGTTCGGTGCCGTACTGGATTTCACCGCCGCGGCCGCCCTCAACGGTGGCCTCGCCCTGTTCGCCCGTGGAGGGGACGATCACGTGGACCTCGTCGACCTCCTCGAAGTCCTGAATCAGGTCGCGCTTGATGTTCTGGGCGGTCAGGTCACTGATGCCACAGCCGGCACAGGAGCCGCCGAGTTCGACGCTGACGGTGCCGGTCTCGGGGTCGGCCTCCCGGACCATACTCCGACCGCCGTGCATCCGAATGATGGGCATCTGGCCCACCATCCACTCCTCGACGCGCTCTTTGAGGCTCATTTCGCTCATTACGCCGTCTTGGTGGGCCAGCCACTGGTAGCTTGCGGTTTCACCAGTTCTGTGGAGAACGAAGGAAACTGTGTCACGGTCGTTCCGGAGGCTCGCTACTCCCCATCGTCTCGCCGCCACACCAGTGTGCCTGTTCCGAGGGCGGCGAGCGCCGCGAGGACGCCGAATCCGGGGGACTCAGTGGCTGTCGTCGGCTC is a window of halophilic archaeon DL31 DNA encoding:
- a CDS encoding hypothetical protein (KEGG: hwa:HQ1397A hypothetical protein) → MGSDRDPVEEGSASHTDLYGIATWEPRSWLDKLASLLYTLLTLTSRVVIVVGAFIALAAIGGLSAIADPQTAILTLLSAVPALGLAAYVWYTDVTNEPLSLLVGTFFLGVLTATFAAVLNSTFQPFFQGLAFFGTVLFYFLVVGPVEETVKMLAVRLFAYGSDRFSTVLDGAVYGAMAGLGFAFIENALYIRQSIPVAELELGLSLLGAGGGITAIRAVAGPGHVIYSAFAGYYLGLAKFNREHRGPLVIKGLLIAAFIHALYNSTIGIGTTLISAGTGLPAIVSFLLYVIVYDGFWGYLLFKKIRAYRQAYDAASSRGQAATDSTFEFETAEEEPETEQF
- a CDS encoding protein of unknown function DUF1028 (PFAM: Protein of unknown function DUF1028~KEGG: hut:Huta_0590 protein of unknown function DUF1028), which gives rise to MTFSICVREEYEDEEGNDQRRYGVAVTTRLPAVGTLCPFASENGAVATQSLVNVELGERGIEYIDDGLSVEDALQSLLNADEGAEQRQLHGIDADGTFTFSGEECHDWYGHTSGDGYSVAGNLLTGEAVIENVAETYQDSDPDQPLAKPLVDALGAGYAEGGDKREELHVQSAALKVRTTEDEEHSPYYNDLRVDATETPIQDLRETYRLANDGFAAAMERYEEAMAEDDMSEVDDDSEE
- a CDS encoding protein of unknown function DUF1621 (PFAM: Protein of unknown function DUF1621~KEGG: hvo:HVO_0392 hypothetical protein) — its product is MGIMSKILSGGGNRSTEDYVTLDLQEDFETAGAANSMRVHFAEIAGQQDVIAIKDAVYDGDLVIADITRHSTTDSASDRIIDELRQVAQEVDGDIVQKGDDQIIITPTGVGISRDKLN
- a CDS encoding RNA-binding protein AU-1 (KEGG: hbo:Hbor_27850 RNA-binding protein au-1~HAMAP: RNA-binding protein AU-1~PFAM: Protein of unknown function DUF402), coding for MTDGSAEPAANVRVRGIYATALTRRLLDAGHGVVQASPPIQERFDAELSPESHDVTVVTSDDRQGLNLAGEHKYVEAVQTLFTDVAIDTLSWADPAPEDAVFDGRVVDTLSEGAVVDLGGVEGFLSFYRVDGQIDEGDAVRVQVTDPAVPWDTNRPVLDTGPGFSVSAGLATLTRGSSGIRVEGRDDAAGRELAGMTDLLPLDPPDSWGLEWRRDAREAGMDALSGALERVTERAEKLDSALGTDIEPVRTVATPSAGAWVWFGRESRFALDEIRRDVRATMVGHHRVKAGSSAASAGVDFAEALCGDHLSGSEEFPFGTVTEQFGPRKGDQLRIDHGKPAGQRIVLGRGEVVEYDIDGTVAVERKMSPGGTYDALGVPRESGDTALTKFREGRWWYPTVYRDADGKHKGTYVNICTPVEIFPDAARYVDLEVDVIRYPDGGVKRVDDDELDEAVEAGLLSEELADRARQVAASLVNAL
- a CDS encoding nitrogen-fixing NifU domain-containing protein (PFAM: NIF system FeS cluster assembly, NifU, C-terminal~KEGG: hbo:Hbor_27860 thioredoxin-like protein) yields the protein MSEMSLKERVEEWMVGQMPIIRMHGGRSMVREADPETGTVSVELGGSCAGCGISDLTAQNIKRDLIQDFEEVDEVHVIVPSTGEQGEATVEGGRGGEIQYGTEHPNHF